In one window of Zingiber officinale cultivar Zhangliang chromosome 11A, Zo_v1.1, whole genome shotgun sequence DNA:
- the LOC122031521 gene encoding mitogen-activated protein kinase 3-like, with the protein MVSVAHPPPGFENKEKSYYTIGRTVLFEIDTKYIPIEPIGRGAYGIVCSSIDRETKEKVAIKKIMNTFENPIRPLRILREIKLLRQLKHDNIIALKDVMIPPNRRSFRDVYLVFELMDTDLCEIIQTPQPLSDYQCRYFLFQLLRGLKYLHSANVIHRDLKPENLFVNGADCKLKIGDFGLARSMTRSGRGMSSYIATQWYRAPELLVCSNRYDTSIDMWSVGCILAELLGRRPLFPGTDDINQLELIVSVLGVKGDADLNFVDNEHARKYIKSLPLSLGIPLASIYPHANPLAIDLLKKMLVFDPSKRIDVTEALQHPYMASFYDPLFDPAANGAVDLGFDDDVEEDAIREMMWEEMLFYHQEREVASRA; encoded by the exons ATGGTATCGGTAGCGCATCCTCCACCAGGTTTTGAGAATAAAGAAAAGAGCTATTACACTATCGGGCGAACTGTACTATTTGAGATCGATACTAAATATATACCTATCGAGCCCATTGGGAGAGGCGCTTATGGCATCGTCTGTTCGTCGATTGACCGTGAAACAAAAGAGAAAGTTGCTATCAAGAAGATAATGAACACCTTTGAAAATCCCATCCGTCCATTGAGGATTCTGAGGGAGATCAAGCTTTTGAGACAGCTGAAGCATGATAATATCATCGCATTGAAGGACGTCATGATACCTCCCAACAGGAGATCATTTAGAGACGTTTACCTTGTCTTTGAACTTATGGATACGGATTTGTGCGAGATCATCCAAACACCTCAGCCTCTTTCCGATTACCAATGTCGATACTTCCTCTTTCAG TTGCTTCGAGGACTGAAGTATCTTCACTCGGCCAACGTAATTCACAGAGACTTGAAGCCAGAGAACCTATTTGTCAATGGCGCCGATTGCAAGCTTAAGATCGGTGATTTCGGACTGGCTCGTTCCATGACTCGGAGTGGCCGAGGAATGAGTTCATATATTGCTACTCAATGGTATCGAGCACCAGAGCTGCTCGTTTGCTCAAATAGATACGATACTTCCATTGATATGTGGTCTGTCGGTTGCATTCTAGCTGAGCTACTTGGGCGCAGACCTCTCTTTCCCGGCACTGATGATATCAACCAGCTCGAGCTCATTGTTAGTGTTCTTGGCGTTAAGGGAGATGCTGATCTCAACTTTGTTGACAATGAACATGCTCGCAAGTACATCAAGTCACTGCCACTTAGTCTCGGCATTCCTTTAGCTAGCATATACCCCCATGCCAATCCCTTGGCCATCGACTTGCTTAAGAAGATGTTAGTTTTTGATCCATCAAAGAGAATCGATGTCACTGAGGCACTGCAACATCCTTATATGGCTTCATTCTACGACCCCCTGTTTGATCCTGCTGCCAATGGTGCCGTCGATCTTGGTTTTGATGACGATGTCGAGGAAGACGCGATCAGAGAGATGATGTGGGAGGAGATGCTTTTCTATCACCAAGAAAGAGAAGTTGCTTCGAGAGCCTAA